A stretch of the Vigna radiata var. radiata cultivar VC1973A chromosome 7, Vradiata_ver6, whole genome shotgun sequence genome encodes the following:
- the LOC106768937 gene encoding 60S ribosomal protein L13-1-like, with the protein MVKHNNVIPSGHFRKHWQNYVKTWFNQPARKTRRRLARQKKAVKIFPRPTAGPLRPVVHGQTLKYNMKVRAGRGFSLEELKSAGIPKKLAPTIGIAVDHRRKNRSLESLQANVQRLKTYKAKLVVFPRRARKVKTGDSSAEELANATQVQGPFLPIVREKPTVDLVKITDEMKSFKAYYKLRLERTNQRHHGARLKKAAEAEKEDKK; encoded by the exons ATGGTTAAGCATAACAACGTCATCCCAAGTGGACACTTTCGGAAACATTGGCAAAACTATGTGAAGACTTGGTTTAATCAACCAGCCAGGAAGACTAGAAGACGATTAG CTCGGCAGAAGAAAGCTGTCAAAATTTTCCCCAGGCCAACTGCTGGACCTCTCAGGCCCGTTGTTCATGGTCAGACTTTGAAATACAACATGAAAGTCAGAGCTGGGAGAGGATTCTCTCTTGAGGAATTGAAG AGTGCTGGAATTCCCAAAAAACTTGCACCAACTATTGGTATTGCTGTTGATCATCGTCGCAAGAACCGTTCTTTGGAGAGTCTGCAGGCTAATGTGCAGAGACTCAAAACATACAAGGCCAAGTTGGTTGTGTTCCCAAGACGAGCAAGAAAGGTCAAG ACTGGTGATTCTAGTGCTGAGGAACTAGCAAATGCTACCCAAGTTCAGGGTCCATTCTTGCCCATTGTAAGGGAGAAGCCTACTGTTGACCTTGTTAAGATAACAGATGAAATGAAGTCATTCAAAGCTTACTATAAGCTTCGTCTTGAACGCACCAACCAACGTCACCATGGTGCCCGTTTAAAGAAAGCTGCTGAAGCAGAGAAGGAAGACAAAAAATAG
- the LOC106768935 gene encoding uncharacterized protein LOC106768935 → MDNCCAGNFFKKKQSLPIDTTFKLPVPVANSSWPPGGDFATEIIDLGGLQVSQISTFNKVWSTHGGGPDNQGFTVFEPSIPQGFFMLGCYSQPNNRPLFGWVLVAKDVCATTRNPILKQPVDFTPVWNSASMKISQDAPVYVWLPTPPDGYKAVGHVVTTTPDKPSLDKIRCVRSDLTDQCETNSLIWESGSFSIYDVRPSNRGIQAPGVRVGTFVVQNGSANPPSIACLKNTKTIPKYMPNLQQINALLKVYSPTMCLHPSEEYLPSSVDWFFSNGALLYKKGQESNPVPIAPNGTNLPQDHNNDGAYWLDLPADATNKERVKKGNLQSAKSYVHVKPMLGGTFTDIAIWVFYPFNGPSRAKVKLISFQLGKIGEHVGDWEHVTLRVSNFSGELWQVYFSQHSKGTWVDSSQIEFQSGGNKPLVYSSLHGHASYPHAGLNLQGEDNIGLRNDTDKGNNVMDMGAFELVSAEYLGSAVIEPPWLNYFREWGPKIDYNIDVELKKIEKFLPKNLKSALEKILRSLPNEVLGEEGPTGPMVKNNWNGDEV, encoded by the exons ATGGATAATTGTTGTGCAGGGaatttcttcaagaaaaaaCAATCTCTTCCCATTGATACGACATTCAAGCTTCCTGTACCAGTTGCAAATTCTTCTTGGCCTCCAG GTGGTGATTTTGCCACTGAAATAATTGACCTGGGTGGACTACAGGTGTCTCAAATATCAACATTCAACAAAGTTTGGAGCACACATGGCGGTGGACCTGACAATCAAGGTTTCACCGTGTTTGAACCATCAATACCTCAAGGTTTCTTTATGTTGGGTTGCTACAGCCAACCCAACAACAGGCCACTTTTTGGATGGGTTCTTGTGGCAAAAGATGTGTGCGCAACTACAAGGAACCCCATTCTTAAACAACCAGTTGATTTCACACCTGTATGGAATAGTGCATCTATGAAGATTAGCCAAGATGCTCCTGTCTATGTTTGGCTTCCAACACCACCTGATGGGTATAAAGCTGTAGGCCATGTTGTCACCACCACACCAGATAAGCCTTCCCTTGACAAAATCAGGTGTGTCAGGTCAGACCTCACTGACCAATGTGAAACAAATTCATTGATTTGGGAATCAGGCAGCTTCAGTATTTATGATGTTAGACCAAGCAATAGGGGAATTCAAGCTCCTGGTGTTAGAGTAGGCACCTTTGTTGTTCAAAATGGGAGTGCCAACCCTCCATCTATTGCTTGTTTGAAGAACACCAAAACTATCCCAAAATACATGCCTAATCTACAACAAATCAATGCATTACTCAAAGTTTACTCTCCAACTATGTGCTTGCATCCCAGTGAAGAATACTTGCCATCTTCTGTGGATTGGTTTTTCTCCAATGGAGCACTACTGTATAAGAAAGGGCAAGAGTCAAATCCTGTCCCAATAGCACCAAACGGCACAAACCTGCCTCAGGATCATAACAATGATGGTGCCTATTGGCTGGACCTTCCCGCTGATGCAACCAACAAAGAGAGGGTCAAGAAAGGCAACTTGCAAAGTGCCAAAAGTTATGTACATGTCAAACCAATGCTTGGAGGAACCTTCACTGATATTGCAATATGGGTCTTCTACCCATTCAATGGCCCTTCAAGAgcaaaagttaaattaatttcttttcaattggGAAAAATAGGTGAACATGTTGGGGACTGGGAGCATGTGACACTAAGGGTAAGCAACTTTAGTGGTGAACTATGGCAGGTCTATTTCTCACAACACAGCAAAGGAACATGGGTTGATTCCTCTCAGATTGAGTTCCAAAGTGGCGGCAACAAACCACTAGTCTACTCTTCCTTGCATGGCCATGCATCATACCCACATGCTGGCCTTAATCTGCAAGGGGAAGATAACATAGGCTTAAGGAATGACACTGATAAAGGTAACAATGTTATGGATATGGGGGCATTTGAATTAGTTTCTGCTGAATATTTAGGTTCTGCAGTTATAGAGCCTCCTTGGCTTAACTATTTCAGGGAATGGGGTCctaaaattgattataatataGATGTTGAGCTGAAGAAGATTGAGAAATTCTTGCCTAAGAATCTAAAATCTGCACTGGAAAAGATTTTAAGAAGTTTGCCAAATGAGGTGCTCGGAGAGGAAGGACCTACAGGTCCAATGGTGAAGAATAATTGGAACGGAGATGAAGTTTGA
- the LOC106765957 gene encoding E3 ubiquitin-protein ligase EL5-like, with amino-acid sequence MDGGDMLNGKVGSILIAVGSASFVITVFHLIILCRTHHRVRVINHNPQQQPRRVNISVSPHLIPIHTYRKNKSHDEMPAEGQDDEDDTCAVCLGEFEDGEELRTLPECMHSFHVACIDPWLSSRSSCPVCRAHATPSPAVEHPAPEVASAAFTAHHIIDIDITQIVRFQNGSAPR; translated from the coding sequence ATGGATGGTGGTGACATGTTGAACGGCAAAGTGGGAAGCATACTAATCGCCGTTGGCTCAGCCAGTTTCGTGATCACAGTTTTCCATCTCATTATCCTTTGTCGCACTCATCATCGTGTTCGTGTCATCAACCACAATCCACAACAACAACCACGCAGAGTTAACATTTCGGTCTCACCACACCTCATTCCGATCCACACGTACCGAAAGAACAAAAGCCATGATGAGATGCCGGCGGAGGGCCAAGACGACGAAGATGACACGTGCGCCGTGTGCTTGGGAGAGTTCGAAGACGGTGAAGAGTTGAGGACGCTGCCGGAGTGTATGCACTCTTTCCACGTCGCCTGCATTGATCCGTGGCTCTCTTCCCGCTCCAGTTGCCCCGTCTGCCGCGCTCATGCAACGCCCTCGCCGGCGGTGGAGCACCCTGCGCCGGAGGTTGCTTCAGCTGCGTTCACTGCGCATCACATCATAGATATAGATATCACGCAAATCGTTCGCTTTCAAAATGGCTCAGCGCCACGCTGA